One genomic window of Stigmatopora nigra isolate UIUO_SnigA chromosome 13, RoL_Snig_1.1, whole genome shotgun sequence includes the following:
- the ltk gene encoding tyrosine-protein kinase receptor translates to MDGVRKPGALLFHVAILLICSRCHAFLDNLPEDDTSDELLFHQTDPQKDNQFFHCDFESPCLWTLSNQSQQRDWSVVSARQRDQAGWMPEADHSKGSSDGHFLLLSPSPVVEASTRCEYHLNSPVMLRSGHQCVLHLALYELSLLAGNFTVLIKPLYSSSGFDTLELKSERREDPSSEWEIITTEIGHMDEPFHVILSYTGCVQEGSIVALDSIRFKDCALDQDGEVIPPNVDCGQHFYCEHSEYCIDQKHVCDFHTDCPLGEDEGFICGSMPFGSHCTFEQDACGWSVSDQRSTWRRVDGDALLSREDMRGIALSSTPGHFLFLEIRETHGLKEASVKSPFFPPPVANTTCLMHLSFYLFGYFNGSLSVVIEENGTSTEPLIWEEHGQWQDDWEDAVLHLTELHHGFRVKVTAVWHQGSHADVALDDIAITANCFYTDLNSIMPMADLRDFLIPHTDPSFSDVSLMTWFFNSCGASGPYGPTQAQCDSTYRNKNVSVTVGKEGSLKGVQMWRVPATNRYLISAYGAAGGKGAKNHNKRNHGIFISAVFPLEKGELIYILVGHQGEDACPGRNSQTQKICLGESSVIDTRGEGGTEWSGGGGGGGGATYIFKMEGDELIPLLIAAGGGGNAYMEDPESNPDQIPLEQFENSTTAPNTNGQTGQAGGGGGWKDSLTSNLVAGRSLVEGAHGGAACLLSQSKLGWSTYGGFGGGGGPCTAGGGGGGYRGGDAAMTDDIKADGRDGISFFNPSGEIYLQPLAAMESHGECEIKVQLNCSHCQSRSCKRDETTHLILCLCHENKFLASDNVTCLDSTASPAHLPQAQMSPMLILAVVTSTVVSGVALICAGVLLMWHRWKNDLQAVRSRLQSPEYKLSKIRSSTIMTDYNPNYCFAGKTSALSELKEVPRKNITLLRALGHGAFGEVYEGQVLGMNADNGPMQVAIKTLPEICSEQDEMDFLMEALIMSKFNHENIVRCIGVSLNILPRFILLELMTGGDMKTFLRQNRPQRGRAASLSMRELLQMARDIARGCRYLGENHFIHRDIAARNCLLTCLGVERVAKIGDFGMARDIYRASYYRKGGRAMLPVKWMPPEAFMEGIFTCKTDTWSFGVLLWEILSLGYMPYPCKTNQEVLEFVTSGGRMDPPEKCPGPVYRIMTQCWQHCPEHRPNFSTILERINYCTQDPDVINTPLPVEYRPTADDDSAGVLRPSAHSPTSFSPLPVSLNSTLAHSTHIPQPTKSRNLLPRGPPIQREMSSCRDSIPETPKAETSPPVGSWPRPEAPLHRSGSRDGSCSGSQRLKNKTKNLWNPTYGSWVLENFKGKKTLAHTQSVPLSSPPDDREVSNTSNHKPPNVCTLATCPSQAQSKSPSSSAPSNVATDLAKLHSFPCGNVNYAYDEQSYEAESLPLVVQTKAPEAIKNTSSAPSVSSGTSLGLGFSLYSPSSCMPKLLLKRHASYGHEDVRRHTKDEKPTRNRDSGFSFSEDLSVTPI, encoded by the exons ATGGACGGCGTTCGAAAGCCCGGCGCTCTTCTTTTTCACGTCGCGATTCTATTGA TTTGCAGTCGCTGTCATGCATTCCTGGATAATCTTCCAGAGGACGACACATCAGATGAGCTGCTTTTTCATCAAACCGACCCACAAAAAGACAATCAAT TTTTCCACTGTGACTTTGAGTCACCATGTCTCTGGACTTTATCGAATCAAAGCCAACAAAGGGACTGGTCTGTGGTATCGGCACGGCAAAGGGATCAAGCAGGTTGGATGCCTGAGGCGGACCACTCGAAGGGAAGCTCTGATG gtcactttcttctcctGAGTCCCTCCCCTGTTGTGGAGGCCTCCACAAGATGTGAATACCATTTAAACAGCCCTGTCATGCTTCGCAGTGGGCACCAGTGTGTTTTGCATCTGGCCCTATACGAGTTATCACTATTGGCAGGGAACTTCACAGTCTTGATCAAGCCACTTTACTCCAGCTCAGGCTTTGACACTTTGGAGTTAAAGTCTGAAAGAAGAGAGGATCCCAG ttCAGAGTGGGAAATCATCACAACTGAAATAGGCCATATGGATGAGCCCTTCCATGTGATTCTGAGCTACACTGGATGTGTACAGGAAGGCTCCATTGTGGCTCTCGATTCAATACGCTTCAAAGACTGTGCATTGG ACCAAGATGGTGAGGTCATCCCACCGAATGTGGACTGTGGCCAGCATTTCTACTGCGAGCACTCCGAGTACTGCATCGACCAAAAACATGTGTGCGATTTCCACACGGACTGCCCTTTAGGAGAGGATGAGGGTTTCATCTGCG GTTCAATGCCATTTGGCTCACACTGCACATTTGAACAAGATGCTTGCGGTTGGTCCGTTTCAGACCAGAGGTCGACTTGGAGGAGGGTGGATGGTGACGCGCTGTTGTCAAGAGAAGACATGCGTGGAATCGCCCTCAGTAGTACGCCGG GGCACTTTCTATTTCTGGAGATTAGAGAAACACATGGACTGAAAGAAGCATCTGTCaagagtcctttttttcctcctcctgtcGCCAACACAACTTGCCTG ATGCATTTGTCTTTTTATCTCTTTGGCTACTTCAATGGCTCTTTGTCAGTGGTAATAGAGGAAAATGGGACTTCCACAGAACCACTAATATGGGAAGAACATGGTCAATGGCAAGATGACTGGGAGGATGCTGTTCTGCACCTGACTGAGCTTCATCATGG TTTCCGTGTCAAAGTGACAGCTGTTTGGCACCAAGGCTCCCACGCTGATGTCGCCTTGGATGACATTGCCATCACTGCAAACTGCTTTTATACAG ATCTCAATTCTATCATGCCTATGGCCGACCTGAGGGATTTCTTGATCCCCCACACGGATCCGTCATTTTCAG ACGTGTCCTTGATGACTTGGTTCTTCAACTCATGTGGCGCCAGTGGTCCTTATGGGCCGACCCAGGCTCAGTGTGACAGCACTTACAGGAACAAAAATGTCAGTGTGACTGTGGGGAAAGAAGGATCCTTGAAGGGGGTCCAAATGTGGAGGGTTCCGGCTACAAATCGATACCT GATTTCGGCTTACGGCGCCGCAGGAGGAAAAGGAGCCAAAAACCACAACAAACGCAACCACGGAATCTTTATATCGGCTGTGTTTCCTCTTGAGAAAGGAGAATTGATCTACATCTTAGTGGGCCATCAAGGAGAGGACGCGTGCCCCGGG AGAAATTCCCAAACCCAGAAAATCTGCCTCGGGGAGTCATCTGTGATTGACACCAGGGGGGAAGGGGGAACAGAGTGGtctggaggaggcggaggaggaggaggagctaccTACATCTTTAAG ATGGAGGGCGACGAATTAATTCCCCTGCTGATCGCAGCTGGTGGAGGAGGAAATGCTTACATGGAAGACCCAGAGTCCAACCCGGATCAGATACCATTGGAGCAGTTTGAGAACAGCACCACAGCACCAAACACCAATGGCCAAACAGGTCAAGCAG GTGGGGGTGGAGGCTGGAAAGACTCCCTCACTTCAAACCTGGTGGCTGGCAGATCACTAGTGGAAGGTGCTCACGGGGGTGCAGCATGCCTTTTATCTCAGTCCAAACTGGGCTGGTCAACCTATGGGGGCTTCGGAGGAGGGGGCGGTCCCTGCActgctggaggaggaggaggtggctaCAGAG GTGGTGACGCTGCAATGACGGATGACATCAAAGCTGATGGCCGTGACGGAATCTCCTTTTTTAATCCAAGTGGCGAGATTTATCTCCAGCCTTTGGCTG CCATGGAGAGTCACGGCGAGTGTGAGATCAAAGTACAACTGAACTGCAGCCACTGTCAATCGAGAAGCTGCAAGCGTGACGAAACCACGCACCTCATCCTGTGCCTGTGCCACGAAAACAAGTTTTTAGCCAGCGACAACGTCACATGCCTTGATAGCACAG CTTCTCCAGCTCATCTCCCTCAAGCCCAGATGTCGCCAATGCTCATCTTGGCCGTGGTCACCTCTACCGTCGTCAGCGGCGTAGCATTGATCTGTGCCGGCGTCCTCCTCA TGTGGCATCGCTGGAAAAACGACCTGCAAGCAGTGAGGAGTCGCCTGCAAAGCCCAGAGTACAAGTTGAGTAAGATCCGCTCATCCACCATCATGACAGACTACAACCCCAACTACTGCTTTGCCGGAAAGACATCGGCACTCAGTGAGCTGAAAGAAGTTCCACGCAAAAACATTACATTGCTAAG AGCTCTCGGCCACGGCGCTTTCGGTGAAGTCTACGAGGGTCAAGTCCTCGGAATGAACGCCGATAACGGCCCCATGCAGGTGGCCATAAAG ACGCTTCCAGAAATCTGCTCAGAACAGGACGAAATGGATTTCCTCATGGAAGCGCTGATTATGAG CAAGTTCAATCATGAGAACATCGTCCGCTGCATCGGCGTCAGTCTCAACATCCTGCCACGCTTCATCCTGTTGGAACTCATGACCGGAGGGGACATGAAGACCTTCCTGAGGCAGAACAGGCCTCAACGA GGCCGAGCCGCTTCCCTTAGTATGCGCGAGCTGTTGCAGATGGCCAGAGATATTGCAAGGGGTTGTCGCTACTTGGGGGAAAATCACTTCATACACAG agatATTGCTGCTAGAAATTGCCTTCTGACATGCCTGGGAGTGGAAAGAGTGGCCAAGATTGGTGATTTTGGTATGGCGAGAGATATTTACAG AGCTAGCTACTACAGGAAGGGTGGCCGTGCGATGCTGCCGGTCAAGTGGATGCCACCTGAGGCTTTCATGGAGGGTATCTTCACCTGCAAGACGGATACTTG GTCATTTGGAGTACTGCTATGGGAGATCCTTTCTTTGGGTTACATGCCTTACCCATGTAAAACCAACCAAGAGGTGCTGGAATTTGTCACGAGTGGAGGAAGGATGGACCCCCCAGAGAAATGCCCAGGCCCTGT ATATCGGATTATGACCCAGTGTTGGCAACATTGTCCTGAACATCGACCCAATTTCTCAACAATACTTGAGAGAATCAACTACTGCACTCAG GATCCGGACGTGATCAACACGCCACTCCCAGTGGAATACCGTCCCACCGCGGACGATGATAGCGCTGGGGTTCTTCGACCTTCTGCCCACTCTCCCACCAGCTTCTCTCCCCTCCCCGTCTCCCTGAACTCCACCCTCGCGCACTCAACACATATCCCTCAGCCCACCAAGTCCCGAAACCTCCTTCCAAGAGGTCCGCCCATCCAGCGTGAGATGTCATCGTGCCGAGATTCAATCCCGGAGACCCCCAAAGCCGAAACGTCTCCACCTGTGGGCTCCTGGCCGCGTCCCGAAGCCCCCTTGCACCGATCTGGCTCCAGAGACGGCTCGTGTTCGGGTAGCCAACGGCTGAAGAACAAAACCAAGAATTTGTGGAACCCGACGTACGGCTCGTGGGTCTTGGAAAACTTCAAGGGCAAGAAGACGCTGGCCCACACACAGTCCGTTCCCCTCTCAAGCCCCCCGGATGACCGTGAAGTCTCTAACACATCTAACCACAAGCCTCCCAACGTCTGTACTTTGGCGACATGTCCTTCCCAGGCTCAGAGTAAAAGTCCAAGTAGCAGCGCCCCCTCTAATGTTGCCACAGATTTGGCAAAACTGCATAGTTTCCCGTGCGGAAATGTCAATTATGCCTATGACGAGCAGAGCTATGAGGCGGAAAGCTTGCCCTTGGTGGTCCAGACCAAAGCTCCGGAAGCTATTAAAAACACCAGCTCTGCCCCGAGTGTGTCCTCGGGGACAAGTCTAGGTTTAGGGTTTAGCCTCTACTCGCCCTCTTCCTGCATGCCTAAGCTGCTGCTCAAGCGGCACGCCAGCTACGGGCACGAAGACGTGAGAAGACACACCAAAGATGAGAAGCCCACAAGAAACAGAGACTCTGGTTTCTCTTTCTCCGAAGACCTGAGCGTAACCCCAATCTGA